Proteins found in one Fusarium oxysporum Fo47 chromosome V, complete sequence genomic segment:
- a CDS encoding phosphoribosylaminoimidazole carboxylase ADE2 has translation MSGKPALGLLGGGQLGRMLCEAASPLEVEIAILDAQDAPAKQVSRSKYHVDGSFKDAQNIRELASSCSVLSVETEHIETAVLEELATEGKVVVYPSWKTLRLIQDKFEQKDYLGKQGIPIAEQVAIQAQGAEEMRKALKDVATKFGFPYMLKSRKDSYDGRGNIKIANDEDIETAVSEFGKLQCYAEKYVPFQRELSVIVIRTEDTEGRTKRLVPYPCVETVHEDNVCSRVYMPPRDTPDEVSKRAQEVAVSVVEKLWGRGVFAVEMFVTEKNDILVNEIAPRPHNSGHLTIEAVPYMSQYKAQLTSILDEPLPEKLEPHVASSIMINILGGAEPESHIPLVQKAKSMFASNIGVYPHLYGKQSKPGRKIGHITLTGLTASIKELEEYAQPLVKLAADMRQERIQAKSKSLRPEQAVAKATKDPLVLVTMGSDSDLPVLKAGLDILTQFGVPWEVDITSAHRTPVKMGDVATAAADRGIKVIIAAAGGAAHLPGMVSAYTPLPVIGVPVKATHLDGMDSLLSIVQMPRGVPTATVGINNSTNAALLAIRILGAFVPEYLEKMRAYQVDIGEQVNGKATRLRESDVESYLAQMKK, from the exons ATGAGTGGAAAACCTGCCCTCGGTCTTCTCGGCGGCGGCCAACTCGGCCGCATGCTCTGTGAAGCCGCATCCCCTCTCGAAGTCGAAATCGCCATCCTCGACGCCCAAGACGCACCCGCCAAGCAAGTCAGCCGCAGCAAGTACCACGTCGACGGCTCCTTCAAAGACGCCCAGAATATCAGAGAGCTCGCCAGCAGCTGCAGCGTCCTCAGCGTTGAGACGGAGCATATCGAGACTGCTGTTCTGGAGGAGTTGGCTACCGAGGGAAAGGTTGTTGTTTATCCTTCGTGGAAGACGCTGCGCTTGATTCAGGATAAGTTCGAGCAGAAGGATTATCTGGGCAAGCAGGGTATTCCTATCGCTGAGCAGGTCGCTATTCAGGCTCAGGGTGCGGAGGAGATGCGTAAGGCGCTGAAGGATGTCGCGACTAAGTTTGGATTTCCTTATATGCTCAAGTCGCGAAAGGATTCGTATGATGGACGTGGAAATATCAAGATCGCTAATGACGAGGATATCGAGACTGCTGTGAGCGAATTTGGAAAGCTTCAGTGCTACGCTGAGAAGTACGTCCCTTTCCAGCGCGAACTCTCAGTCATTGTTATTCGCACAGAGGACACTGAGGGCCGAACAAAGCGTCTTGTGCCCTACCCTTGTGTGGAGACTGTTCACGAGGACAATGTTTGCTCGCGGGTTTACATGCCTCCCCGCGATACACCCGATGAGGTGTCTAAGCGCGCCCAGGAGGTTGCTGTCAGTGTTGTTGAAAAGCTGTGGGGACGAGGTGTTTTTGCCGTTGAGATGTTTGTCACGGAGAAGAATGACATTCTTGTCAATGAGATTGCGCCGCGACCTCATAACTCTGGTCATCTCACCATCGAGGCCGTTCCCTACAT GTCACAGTACAAGGCGCAACTCACATCCATTCTCGACGAGCCCCTCCCTGAAAAGCTGGAACCCCACGTCGCTTCTAGCATCATGATCAACATTCTTGGCGGCGCCGAACCCGAATCACACATCCCTCTCGTCCAAAAGGCCAAGTCCATGTTCGCCAGCAACATCGGCGTGTACCCCCATCTCTACGGCAAGCAGTCCAAGCCCGGTCGCAAGATCGGTCACATCACCCTCACCGGATTGACCGCCAGcatcaaggagcttgaggagtATGCTCAACCTCTCGTTAAGCTGGCTGCTGATATGCGGCAAGAGCGCATTCAAGCCAAGAGCAAGAGTCTTCGTCCTGAACAGGCTGTTGCCAAGGCTACCAAGGATCCTTTGGTTCTTGTTACTATGGGTTCTGACTCTGATCTTCCCGTTCTCAAGGCTGGTCTTGATATTCTCACTCAGTTTGGTGTGCCTTGGGAGGTTGACATTACGTCTGCTCACCGAACTCCTGTCAAAATGGGTGATGTTGcgactgctgctgctgaccGGGGCATCAAGGTCATCATTGCCGCCGCAGGAGGAGCTGCCCATCTTCCTGGCATGGTCTCAGCCTACACCCCTCTTCCCGTCATTGGTGTTCCCGTCAAGGCCACTCACCTGGATGGAATGGACTCTCTTCTGAGCATTGTCCAGATGCCT CGCGGCGTTCCTACCGCCACCGTCGGCATCAACAACTCCACCAACGCCGCTCTTCTCGCCATCAGAATCCTGGGTGCTTTCGTGCCGGAGTatcttgagaagatgagggcTTATCAGGTTGACATTGGCGAGCAGGTGAACGGTAAGGCTACTCGGTTGAGGGAGTCTGATGTCGAGTCTTATCTGGCTCAAATGAAGAAATGA
- a CDS encoding ankyrin repeat-containing domain protein, which yields MKSTDRWASQYAQGMVDWSFGHACYHRLSSKNVKPGSVGYFDRNGNWKKILSLQDVQQTGEPVVQGISKKFTRLSEPLKVHDDVEMEIGTLTSSQTVSTDAGFKIEVQTLYGCSPILAQTPINVGTDNAYRNSNTLGAVLVMKNPVVRFSIDDGDFIDRWFKENQRLLPEIRSAVREHGVWLVTTTYTTKEIALNVRQDKDKVVKLGFSAGIDGIVNLEPSIERGEKRHADGSFTYPAKSDERLVTFVGGIRFHYRSYVWTTGKLEPGVAYLRDPRTYHVQTWTEAERVGTDDKGKYVKAKGSGEGSVTEDTETAHGGSDDKDAEPSMKETDEDSTPESSALLEVENDDDTFQDKEDEEYSLTDAVHDGNVDRVRDALGRNLEQISQKEDYDELLKDACAAGYADIVDLIIKAGADTNVLGGRGPYTPLIAASQNGHARVVQLLLGAGADPDISNNAPMPSLLPRRLATTILTSALQVAAEGGHDQCVRWLIAAGADLDQQAEGTALYRATRKGYLGIIQQLLFAGADVDLQEERGEKLEEAPLHAAASSGRAEIVECLLNAGVDVNAYGGTKKTPIAAAAASGCVPVVKLLLYKLQASGKMRFGPALGYAVQQGEAEIVDMLLAAGASPDGDPEETLDFHSLKPPLIIAVQEGNEILVTRLIKAGANVNQYFSQYGRSVTPLYVASMNGHLRIMQQLLDAGAAVDGKAGYLGTPFLAAVSEGQVEAMNMLLDAGADVQARSAVSKYPALVIALDKEHPEVVDHLINAGVNVNNSAQYYGSALQAAAYKGYRDVTEKLLDVGADPAMEGGHYGLAIVAAAAKKHVVVVKMFIDRDAVTKEQAGKATEWVKEMIESGDDRSDELQEILAMLSSVVE from the exons ATGAAGAGCACCGATCGCTGGGCCTCGCAGTACGCCCAGGGCATGGTCGACTGGTCCTTTGGCCACGCCTGCTATCACCGATTGAGCTCCAAAAATGTCAAGCCAGGCTCCGTTGGTTACTTCGACCGCAACGGCAACTGGAAAAAGATTCTCTCGCTTCAGGACGTACAGCAAACTGGAGAGCCTGTGGTTCAGGGGATTTCCAAGAAATTCACGCGACTATCAGAGCCATTAAAGGTgcatgatgatgtcgagatGGAGATCGGAACTCTCACATCTTCACAAACCGTCAGCACAGATGCGGGCTTCAAAATTGAAGTGCAA ACATTGTATGGCTGCAGTCCAATCCTAGCCCAGACACCTATCAACGTGGGTACTGACAATGCGTACCGAAATAGCAACACCCTTGGCGCCGTCCTAGTAATGAAAAACCCTGTGGTACGCTTCAgcattgatgatggtgacTTCATTGATCGCTGGTTCAAAGAGAATCAGAGACTGTTACCCGAGATACGTTCGGCTGTGAGAGAGCACGGTGTCTGGCTGGTCACGACCACTTACACCACCAAGGAAATAGCCTTAAATGTTCggcaagacaaagacaaggtTGTGAAGCTAGGATTCTCAGCCGGTATAGATGGTATCGTTAACCTCGAGCCAAGCATCGAACGTGGAGAGAAAAGGCATGCAGATGGCTCGTTCACATATCCAGCAAAG AGTGACGAAAGACTTGTCACCTTCGTCGGAGGCATTCGTTTTCATTATAGGAGCTACGTG TGGACCACCGGAAAATTGGAACCAGGAGTCGCGTATCTTCGGGATCCGCGGACCTACCATGTTCAGACGTGGACTGAAGCGGAACGAGTAGGAACTGACG ATAAAGGCAAATATGTTAAAGCTAAAGGGTCTGGCGAGGGAAGCGTCACAGAAGATACCGAGACGGCCCATGGCGGAAGCGACGATAAAGACGCCGAGCCAAGCATGAAAGAGACCGATGAAGACAGCACGCCAGAATCCTCCGCTCTGTTAGAGGTCGAAAACGACGACGACACTTTTCAGGAtaaagaggatgaagagtaCAGCCTTACTGATGCGGTTCACGATGGGAATGTTGACAGAGTCCGTGACGCTCTTGGACGAAACTTGGAACAGATCTCGCAAAAGGAAGACTATGACGAGTTGCTCAAGGACGCTTGTGCTGCAGGCTACGCTGACATTGTCGACCTGATCATCAAAGCCGGTGCAGACACCAACGTACTCGGCGGTCGTGGCCCATACACCCCGCTCATTGCAGCCTCACAAAACGGCCACGCCCGAGTCGTTCAGCTACTCCTCGGAGCAGGCGCAGATCCAGATATTTCCAACAATGCTCCAATGCCATCTTTGCTGCCTCGAAGGCTGGCCACGACGATATT GACCAGCGCGCTGCAAGTTGCCGCGGAAGGCGGGCATGACCAGTGTGTTCGCTGGCTGATagctgctggtgctgatctTGATCAACAGGCCGAGGGCACCGCTCTATACCGAGCCACCAGGAAGGGTTATCTGGGTATCATCCAACAGCTCCTTTTCGCTGGTGCAGATGTTGATCTTCAAGAGGAACGCGGAGAGAAACTCGAGGAGGCCCCTCTTCACGCGGCAGCAAGCTCCGGGAGGGCTGAGATCGTAGAGTGCCTGCTCAATGCGGGTGTCGACGTGAACGCCTATGGAGGAACCAAAAAGACTCCGATAGCAGCAGCTGCTGCTAGTGGATGTGTGCCGGTTGTGAAGCTACTCCTCTACAAGCTGCAAGCCAGCGGTAAAATGAGGTTCGGGCCTGCTTTAGGATATGCAGTCCAGCAGGGGGAGGCAGAGATCGTGGATATGCTCCTCGCAGCTGGAGCATCACCTGATGGAGATCCAGAAGAGACATTGGACTTTCACAGCTTGAAACCTCCTCTGATCATCGCGGTCCAAGAAGGGAATGAGATTCTTGTAACACGCCTCATCAAAGCCGGCGCCAACGTCAACCAGTATTTCAGCCAGTATGGGAGAAGCGTCACGCCGCTGTACGTGGCTTCGATGAATGGCCACCTGCGTATTATGCAGCAGCTCTTGGATGCTGGTGCCGCTGTCGACGGCAAAGCAGGCTATCTTGGGACGCCGTTCCTCGCTGCCGTCAGTGAAGGCCAGGTAGAAGCTATGAACATGCTTCTAGATGCAGGCGCAGATGTACAGGCACGGAGCGCAGTGAGTAAATACCCTGCGTTGGTGATTGCGTTGGATAAGGAGCATCCCGAAGTCGTGgaccatctcatcaacgccGGTGTGAATGTCAACAATTCGGCACAGTACTATGGCAGCGCGCTACAGGCCGCAGCATACAAAGGGTATCGAGACGTTACTGAGAAGCTGCTCGACGTTGGCGCGGATCCGGCGATGGAAGGCGGACACTACGGGCTCGCAATCGTTGCCGCAGCGGCGAAAAAGCATGTGGTTGTCGTGAAGATGTTTATTGACCGCGATGCGGTGACGAAAGAGCAGGCTGGAAAGGCTACAGAATGGGTGAAGGAGATGATTGAGTCGGGAGATGACAGATCCGATGAACTTCAAGAGATACTGGCAATGCTTAGTAGCGTGGTCGAGTAG
- a CDS encoding cutinase produces the protein MRASLDSTLLILANVLAVEAQSCPDIHIFGARETSVAPGFGSAGQLVDMIKADHPGATSEAIDYPACGGQASCGGVQYGDSAKQGTQAVTTAVNGLNQRCPQTKIVLVGYSQGGQIMDNNICGGPDSGAGISDSSVPLSASAVQQVKAVIMLGDPRFVSGLSYGVGTCTAGGFDARPAGFSCPNADKVQIYCDSQDPFCCNGNDSNHHQQYVSIYGKEALAFVNSKL, from the exons ATGCGCGCTTCTCTCGACTCCACTCTTCTTATCCTCGCCAACGTCTTGGCAGTCGAGGCTCAGTCATGCCCTGATATTCACATCTTTGGCGCCCGTGAAACTTCAGTTGCGCCAGGCTTTGGCTCAGCTGGTCAGCTAGTCGATATGATCAAGGCTGATCACCCTGGCGCAACTTCAGAGGCAATTGACTACCCTGCTTGCGGTGGCCAGGCTTCATGTGGCGGCGTTCAGTATGGTGACTCTGCGAAACAGGGTACTCAAGCTGTCACCACTGCTGTGAATGGTCTCAATCAGCGCTGCCCTCAGACAAAGATTGTCCTGGTCGGTTACTCTCAG GGTGGCCAAATCATGGACAACAACATCTGTGGAGGCCCTGACTCTGGAGCTGGCATTTCTGATTCATCCGTTCCTCTCTCTGCTAGTGCAGTTCAACAAGTTAAGGCCGTTATCATGCTGGGTGACCCTCGATTTGTGAGCGGCCTATCTTACGGAGTCGGTACCTGCACCGCTGGCGGC TTTGATGCACGACCTGCAGGCTTCAGCTGCCCTAACGCCGATAAGGTCCAGATCTACTGCGATTCTCAGGATCCCTTCTGCTGTAATGGAAACGACTccaaccaccaccaacaataCGTCAGCATCTACGGAAAAGAGGCCTTGGCGTTTGTCAACAGCAAGCTATAA
- a CDS encoding general substrate transporter has product MLFNSKKANLWFSCLIPCTCMAVYGYDSSTFNAAQGSVHFMNYFDNPSPSTIGSVNTAMSVSNIVAGVFLSALVSDRFGRKWSMWVGAILVIISTFVSAFTPPVIGGFIAGRVITGFGQGLMMPAGPVFINEIAPANLRGTIMSFWQLNFAVGSFVAYWINYACSKNAESLGEWDWRIVMLLQVFFPVIIISGLFFCPETPRWYVQHDRFEEAYDTLLEIRDDPDLIAQEMQDIRQAIAFEKKQTNSTWTRYKLLWTDKSVRRRILLAAAINIGQQLTGNNSLATYSTIIYKKVFTSNSQIQLINALAGTFNILFTLNATWMTDFLGRRPILLIGVAGMAVCMFAAAAVVTETPTLEDGSKSSSVGIATVFLMFLFALFFKPSWGATVWIWTSEIFSMNIRAQAVAMTTQCQSIASIILQQIFPIFLSAKGFYAMYMFGAINIVLFVFVWFCIPETKGVSLEHMDVLFGGADHADVGAVIVTEKTVRDDMASVHTTKTPTVRQARYDSAV; this is encoded by the exons ATGCTCTTCAACTCGAAGAAAGCGAACCTCTGGTTCTCTTGCCTCATTCCTTGCACTTGTATGGCTGTCTACGGTTATGATTCCTCTACTTTCAACGCAGCGCAGGGTTCAGTCCATTTCATGAACTACTTTGATAATCCC TCTCCATCCACTATCGGCTCCGTCAATACCGCGATGAGCGTAAGCAATATCGTTGCAG GCGTTTTCCTGTCGGCTCTAGTCTCCGACCGATTCGGCCGCAAATGGAGTATGTGGGTGGGCGCCATACTTGTCATCATCTCGACCTTTGTTTCGGCGTTTACACCTCCTGTCATCGGTGGTTTTATCGCCGGTCGCGTCATCACCGGTTTTGGCCAGGGATTGATGATGCCAGCTGGACCAGTTTTCATCAACGAAATAGCACCGGCCAATCTTCGGGGCACTATCATGAGCTTCTGGCAGCTCAACTTCGCTGTGGGATCTTTTGTCGCATATTGGATCAACTACGCATGCTCCAAAAACGCCGAGAGCCTCGGAGAATGGGACTGGAGAATCGTTATGCTCCTTCAAGTCTTTTTTCCTGTCATCATCATTTCGGGGCTTTTCTTCTGTCCTGAGACTCCAAGATG GTATGTCCAGCATGACAGATTTGAAGAGGCATACGATACCCTCTTGGAAATACGCGACGACCCAGACCTTATTGCCCAAGAGATGCAAGATATACGACAAGCCATTGCGTTTGAAAAGAAACAGACAAACAGCACTTGGACCAGATACAAGTTGCTGTGGACGGATAAATCTGTGAGGAGGCGCATTC TCCTCGCGGCTGCTATCAATATTGGACAACAACTTACCGGAAACAACTCCCTCGCAACATACTCTACCATCATTTACAAAAAGGTCTTTACTTCAAATAGTCAGATCCAGCTTATCAACGCCTTAGCTGGAACCTTTAACATTCTTTTCACTCTGAATGCCACCTGGATGACGGATTTCCTGGGCCGAAGACCTATCCTCCTCATTGGTGTTGCTGGTATGGCAGTCTGCATGTTTGCAGCCGCAGCCGTCGTCACCGAGACGCCGACTCTTGAGGATGGATCCAAGTCTTCCAGTGTAGGCATCGCGACCGTCTTCTTGATGTTCCTGTTTGCACTGTTCTTCAAGCCTTCTTGGGGTGCAACAGTGTGGATCTGGACTTCAGAGATCTTTTCCATGAACATTCGTGCGCAGGCCGTTGCTATGACCACTCAGTGTCAGTCTATTGCAAGCATCATTCTCC AACAAATCTTTCCCATATTTCTTTCCGCGAAGGGATT TTACGCTATGTATATGTTTGGTGCTATTAACATTgttctcttcgtcttcgttTGGTTCTGTATCCCAGAAACTAAGGGGGTGTCCCTGGAGCACATGGACGTACTATTTGGTGGCGCAGATCACGCAGATGTGGGAGCTGTCATCGTCACTGAGAAGACTGTCCGTGATGACATGGCTTCCGTTCATACCACAAAGACCCCGACGGTCCGTCAGGCCAGGTATGACAGTGCTGTGTGA
- a CDS encoding P-loop containing nucleoside triphosphate hydrolase protein, producing the protein MNPMQPNKLALALITITIAPVMVVGIGFSIGVDAQIEFKVMKLYSAANSLAEDVIGSVRNVHAFWMRPRLVQKYDNYLTQARKLGDKKSPVWGLIYSTEFFMIFSGYALCFWRGVHMYADGEIKGPGTVITVLFSIVIAASSLTQISPYFTAFAKAASAANGLFVTIGRQPLINTLDESGDGPEKVDGTIELFDLSFSYPTRPDVQVLRDFTLTFPARKTTGLVGASGSGKSTIVGLLERWYTPTSGSIRIDGRPIETLNINWLRTHIRMVQQEPVLFNGTVFENVCNGLTGTQWQDSPRESKMERVIEACKMSNAHEFISQLPEGYETQVGERAGLLSGGQKQRIAIARALISDPQILLLDEATSALDPTSEGLVQKALDQASVGRTTIVIAHKLATIKNADNIVVMSKGEVCESGTHSQLLGMNGAYARLVKAQDLESNQKQHSDTEATETGDEGEKEDTGLKQIHTSASHRKGVSSAVQQQELLDYNNWKKRGIVRVVWSSLVEQKSLWPTLFLMFLVCLAGGAVYPGQALVFTELMNVFTYPSSKLRSKGDFFALVFFIIAIGNLIIYFVLGWFSNTIGQRMTHFYRREMLGAILSQDIQFFDRAENTTGALTSRLSSQPTQLQELMGFNLSLIFIVIIQIVTMSILAIATGWKLGLVVVLGGLPPLLFAGYLRIRLEFRLDEETGKRFANSSALAGEAVAAIRTVASLALERQILDQYRNMIDGIVRTSIPSILLSMFWFALSQSVDLLVLALGFWYGCRLLSFNEYTMLQFYIVFIGITKAVSAGNYMAWVRSLKPIVTETPDNHDKGPSDSPDAMILDNVRFTYPTRPDAKVLGGISMTIQPGEFVAFVGSSGCGKSTMISMLERFYDPSSGSINLGAQNIALLNPRLYRGHTALVQEEPTLYQGNIRENISFGFENAEALTDDMIINACKQANIYRLSLSGGQRQRIAIARALVHNPDILFLDEATSALDTESEKIVQEALAEAAACGKHITIAVAHRLSTIKDANCIFVFLGGRIVESSTHASLMQKGGIYYQMCQAQSLD; encoded by the exons ATGAATCCTATGCAGCCTAACAAGTT GGCATTGGCGCTCATCACGATCACCATCGCACCTGTCATGGTCGTTGGCATTGGCTTTTCTATAGGTGTCGATGCACAGATCGAGTTCAAGGTCATGAAGCTCTACTCAGCAGCCAACTCACTCGCCGAGGATGTCATTGGATCAGTCAGAAACGTCCACGCCTTTTGGATGCGGCCCCGCCTAGTCCAGAAATACGATAACTACCTCACGCAAGCCCGCAAGCTAGGCGACAAGAAGTCTCCTGTTTGGGGTCTCATCTACAGTACCGAGTTCTTCATGATCTTTAGCGGCTACGCACTGTGCTTTTGGCGAGGGGTGCACATGTATGCCGATGGAGAGATCAAAGGGCCCGGAACCGTCATCAC CGTACTGTTCTCTATCGTCATCGCTGCCTCTTCCCTGACGCAGATCTCACCGTACTTCACCGCATTCGCCAAAGCTGCTTCAGCCGCAAATGGCCTGTTTGTCACGATCGGTAGGCAACCACTCATCAACACGCTGGATGAATCTGGGGATGGCCCTGAGAAGGTCGATGGGACAATCGAATTGTTTGACCTCTCCTTTTCTTACCCTACTAGGCCCGATGTGCAAGTGCTTCGTGACTTCACATTGACCTTCCCGGCTAGAAAGACGACAGGACTCGTAGGCGCGAGCGGCAGTGGCAAGTCCACTATCGTTGGCCTTTTAGAGAGGTGGTATACTCCAACGTCCGGCTCGATACGTATCGATGGCCGGCCAATCGAGACACTTAACATCAATTGGCTCCGAACTCACATTAGAATGGTTCAGCAG GAACCTGTTCTATTTAATGGTACTGTATTCGAGAATGTGTGTAATGGTCTCACGGGCACACAATGGCAAGATTCTCCTCGAGAGTCCAAGATGGAACGCGTCATCGAAGCATGCAAAATGTCTAATGCCCATGAGTTCATCTCCCAGCTTCCAGAA GGATATGAGACGCAAGTAGGTGAGCGAGCTGGGTTACTGTCTGGAGGTCAAAAGCAACGCATTGCTATTGCTCGTGCCCTTATTTCCGACCCCCAGATCCTGTTACTCGACGAAGCAACCAGCGCCCTAGACCCAACCTCGGAAGGCCTAGTCCAGAAGGCATTAGATCAGGCATCAGTAGGGCGTACTACGATTGTTATCGCTCACAAGCTAGCAACTATCAAAAACGCCGATAACATCGTTGTCATGTCGAAGGGTGAGGTTTGTGAGTCGGGGACCCATAGCCAGCTACTTGGTATGAACGGAGCATACGCGCGATTAGTCAAGGCCCAAGACCTCGAGTCCAATCAGAAACAACACAGTGATACTGAAGCTACTGAAACGGGAGACGAAggcgagaaggaggataCAGGGCTCAAACAGATCCACACATCAGCGAGTCATCGAAAAGGCGTTTCTTCAGCAGTGCAACAACAGGAGCTCCTTGACTACAACAACTGGAAAAAGCGAGGCATTGTGAGGGTGGTTTGGTCATCACTTGTGGAACAAAAATCTCTTTGGCCCACGCTATTTCTCATGTTTCTTGTGTGTCTTGCAGGAG GTGCCGTGTATCCCGGCCAAGCCCTCGTCTTTACAGAGCTGATGAATGTATTCACCTATCCTAGCTCAAAACTACGGTCCAAAGGAGATTTCTTTGCTCTCGTATTtttcatcatcgccatcggcAACCTCATCATTTATTTCGTTCTTGGATGGTTCTCTAACACCATCGGCCAG AGAATGACCCATTTTTATCGTCGTGAAATGCTTGGAGCAATCCTCTCTCAGGACATTCAATTCTTTGATCGTGCTGAGAACACAACTGGAGCACTTACAAGTCGCCTATCGTCTCAACCGACACAACTCCAGGAACTCATGGGTTTCAATCTCTCATTGATCTTCATCGTTATCATCCAGATTGTCACCATGAGTATCCTCGCAATCGCGACAGGCTGGAAGTTGGGCCTTGTCGTCGTCTTGGGCGGTCTTCCTCCACTTCTTTTCGCTGGCTACCTTCGCATACGACTTGAGTTCAGGCTTGACGAGGAAACAGGAAAAAGGTTTGCAAACAGCTCGGCGCTTGCAGGGGAAGCTGTCGCTGCAATCAGAACCGTCGCCTCCTTGGCACTCGAGCGACAGATCTTGGATCAATATCGCAACATGATCGATGGCATTGTGCGAACTTCTATCCCGTCGATCTTGCTTTCCATGTTCTGGTTCGCCCTCTCGCAATCTGTTGATTTACTTGTACTTGCTCTGGGATTCTG GTACGGTTGCCGCTTGTTATCTTTCAACGAGTATACGATGCTTCAGTTCtacatcgtcttcatcg GCATTACCAAGGCTGTCTCGGCGGGCAACTACATGGCTTGGGTCAGGTCATTGAAGCCAATCGTAACAGAAACACCCGACAACCACGACAAAGGTCCCTCAGACTCTCCTGACGCCATGATATTGGATAACGTCAGATTCACCTACCCCACAAGACCTGACGCGAAAGTACTGGGTGGCATTTCAATGACGATCCAACCTGGAGAGTTTGTTGCATTTGTTGGCAGCTCGGGATGTGGTAAAAGCACCATGATATCCATGCTCGAACGATTCTACGATCCTTCTTCCGGTTCCATCAACCTCGGCGCACAGAATATTGCGTTGCTCAATCCACGTCTCTACCGGGGACATACTGCATTGGTGCAGGAAGAACCAACGCTCTACCAGGGCAATATCCGGGAGAACATTTCCTTCGGGTTTGAGAACGCAGAAGCTCTCACTGATGACATGATTATTAATGCTTGCAAACAAGCTAATATATACA GACTCTCACTATCTGGAGGCCAGCGCCAGCGTATAGCGATTGCCAGGGCCCTTGTGCATAACCCTGATATCCTGTTTCTGGATGAGGCCACATCAGCACTAGATACAGAGAGCGAGAAGATTGTTCAAGAAGCATTGGCAGAAGCTGCAGCATGTGGGAAACATAttactatcgctgtcgcTCACCGTCTCTCTACCATCAAGGATGCAAACTGTATTTTCGTCTTCCTTGGCGGCAGAATTGTAGAGTCTAGTACACACGCATCATTAATGCAGAAGGGTGGGATCTATTACCAGATGTGTCAGGCACAATCTTTGGATTAA